From a region of the Corallococcus coralloides DSM 2259 genome:
- a CDS encoding Tex family protein — protein sequence MHVYAAALAQELGIKPEQVDRTLALHEEGGTVPFIARYRKEATGGLDEVQIQSILDKATERAELDGRRDTILRSIEEQGKLTPELSKALQAARTRAELEDLYLPYKPKRRTRAAIAREKGLEPLADLVWKQEGQRGENLDARVKPYVSADKGVADVAQALAGARDICAERVAEDAKLRREARDLCTRRGTLRSDVVPAKKGETTKFENYYGHEEPLSQAPSHRVLALLRGEEEGVLKVKLGLPDDEVKGLFTGRVVTRPQSLFAGELRAAVEDGWDRLMGPSLESELRAELKERADKGAIGVFGENLRHLLLAAPAGARAVLALDPGLRTGIKLVMLDATGTVVETTTLYSERSADERARAAKLLEAVVRKHKPELIAVGNGTGSREAEVFTRDTLKAMGVQVPVVSVSEQGASIYSASEVAREEFPELDVSLRGAVSIGRRLQDPLAELVKIDPKSIGVGQYQHDVDQGLLKKKLGEVVDSCVNAVGVDVNTASPQLLEHVSGVGPSLAKKLVAHRAAKGRFTTRRELLKVSGLGPKTFEQAAGFLRVRGPEPLDSSAVHPERYTVVERMAKDLGVDVASLVGNAALVRQIEAKRYLGPELGELTLKDILAELEKPSRDPRGDFTAHATRDDLRTLEDVKEGMVLQGVVTNVTAFGAFVDVGVHQDGLVHVSQLAARFIKDPSEVAKVGDRLTVKVLSVDLARKRLALSVRAVLEGGAPQPSGRPAQAKPASAPVQQQRPAQKPATQAPPQKKPEPFNNPFSKLKR from the coding sequence ATGCACGTCTATGCCGCCGCGTTGGCCCAGGAGCTGGGCATCAAGCCGGAGCAGGTGGACCGGACCCTCGCACTGCACGAAGAGGGAGGCACGGTCCCCTTCATCGCGCGCTACCGCAAGGAGGCCACGGGGGGACTGGATGAGGTTCAAATCCAGTCCATCCTGGACAAGGCCACGGAGCGCGCGGAGCTGGACGGGCGGCGCGACACCATCCTGCGCAGCATCGAGGAGCAGGGGAAGCTGACGCCGGAGCTGTCCAAGGCGCTCCAGGCGGCGCGGACGCGCGCGGAGCTGGAAGACCTGTACCTGCCGTACAAGCCCAAGCGCCGCACGCGCGCGGCCATCGCCCGGGAGAAGGGGCTGGAGCCGCTGGCGGACCTGGTGTGGAAGCAGGAGGGCCAGCGCGGGGAGAACCTGGACGCGCGCGTGAAGCCCTATGTGAGCGCGGACAAGGGCGTGGCGGACGTGGCGCAGGCGCTGGCGGGCGCGCGGGACATCTGCGCGGAGCGGGTGGCGGAGGACGCGAAGCTGCGCCGCGAGGCCCGCGACCTGTGCACGCGGCGGGGCACGCTGCGCTCGGACGTGGTGCCCGCGAAGAAGGGCGAGACGACCAAGTTCGAGAACTACTACGGCCACGAGGAGCCGCTGTCCCAGGCCCCGTCCCACCGCGTGCTGGCGCTGTTGCGCGGCGAGGAGGAGGGCGTGCTGAAGGTGAAGCTGGGCCTGCCGGACGACGAGGTGAAGGGGCTCTTCACCGGGCGCGTGGTGACGCGGCCGCAGTCGCTGTTCGCGGGCGAATTGCGCGCGGCGGTGGAGGATGGGTGGGACCGGCTGATGGGGCCGTCGCTGGAGTCGGAGCTGCGCGCGGAGCTGAAGGAGCGCGCGGACAAGGGCGCCATCGGGGTGTTCGGGGAGAACCTGCGGCATCTGCTGCTGGCGGCGCCGGCCGGGGCTCGGGCGGTGCTGGCGTTGGACCCGGGGCTGCGCACGGGCATCAAGCTGGTGATGCTGGACGCGACGGGGACGGTGGTGGAGACGACGACGCTCTATTCGGAGCGGAGCGCGGACGAGCGGGCGCGCGCGGCGAAGCTGCTGGAGGCGGTGGTGCGCAAGCACAAGCCGGAGCTCATCGCCGTGGGCAACGGCACGGGCAGCCGGGAGGCGGAGGTCTTCACGCGGGACACGCTGAAGGCGATGGGCGTGCAGGTTCCCGTGGTGTCGGTGAGCGAGCAGGGCGCGTCCATCTACTCCGCGTCGGAGGTGGCGCGGGAGGAGTTCCCGGAACTGGACGTGTCGCTGCGCGGGGCGGTGTCGATTGGCCGGCGCTTGCAGGACCCGCTGGCGGAGTTGGTGAAGATCGACCCGAAGAGCATCGGGGTGGGGCAGTACCAGCACGACGTGGACCAGGGCCTCTTGAAGAAGAAGCTGGGCGAGGTGGTGGACTCGTGCGTGAACGCGGTGGGCGTGGACGTGAACACGGCGTCACCGCAGTTGCTGGAGCATGTGTCCGGAGTGGGTCCGTCGCTGGCGAAGAAGCTGGTGGCGCACCGGGCGGCGAAGGGGCGCTTCACGACGCGGCGGGAGCTGCTCAAGGTGAGCGGCCTGGGGCCGAAGACGTTCGAGCAGGCGGCGGGCTTCCTGCGGGTGCGAGGGCCGGAGCCGCTGGATTCGAGCGCGGTGCACCCGGAGCGCTACACGGTCGTGGAGCGGATGGCGAAGGACCTGGGCGTGGACGTGGCGTCGCTGGTGGGGAACGCGGCGCTGGTGCGCCAGATTGAAGCCAAGCGCTACCTGGGGCCGGAGCTGGGAGAGCTGACGCTGAAGGACATCCTGGCGGAGCTGGAGAAGCCGAGCCGCGACCCGCGTGGTGACTTCACGGCGCACGCGACGCGGGACGACCTGCGCACGCTGGAGGACGTGAAGGAGGGGATGGTGTTGCAGGGCGTGGTGACGAACGTGACGGCGTTTGGCGCGTTCGTGGACGTGGGCGTGCATCAGGACGGCCTGGTGCACGTGTCGCAGCTGGCGGCGCGCTTCATCAAGGATCCGTCAGAGGTGGCCAAGGTGGGCGACCGGCTGACGGTGAAGGTCCTGTCCGTGGACTTGGCGCGCAAGCGGTTGGCGTTGTCCGTGCGGGCGGTGCTGGAGGGTGGAGCGCCGCAGCCGTCCGGACGGCCCGCGCAGGCGAAGCCCGCCAGCGCGCCGGTGCAGCAGCAGCGGCCCGCGCAGAAGCCCGCGACGCAGGCACCGCCGCAGAAGAAGCCGGAGCCGTTCAACAATCCGTTCTCGAAGCTGAAGCGCTGA
- a CDS encoding HSP90 family protein gives MDHRFQVSLRGVIDLLSHHLYSSPGVYVRELLQNATDAIRARQQLEPQATGAVGLELREKQDGGPPTLLFTDEGVGLTEEEIHRFLATIGESSKREQLEARRNDFIGQFGIGLLSCFMVCDELLVVTRSAKGDGRTLEWRGRHDGTYDVRVSEHPLDAPGTHVYLVARADMAEWFTPERVRQLAKHYGGLLPFPVRLTVDGQTETLNPDGPPWRRFYETPGDRRQALLAYGREVFGTDFLDVIPLRSEAGDVDGVAYVLPASPHFNAKQKHRVYLKQMLLSESAENLLPEWAFFVKCVVNANGLRPTASRESFYEDAVLAKAREALGQSLRKYLMDLAHEEPRALQRLIALHGLSVKGLALDDDDFYRLVIHWLPFETSLGVMTLADYRKSWPVVRYTPTLDGFRQVARVAAAQGLCVLNAAYTHDTALLEKLPHVVPEAQVAPFSSADLPQSFEELTLDEREAVYPLLRLAERVLAPFRCGVEVKKFFPAEVPTLYSSDAEGAFKRDAERAREESDDLYAGVLDGVMAGTGGQERALLCLNLHNPVVRRLAAMEGRELLKLSVEMLYVQALLLGQHPLNAQEMALLNHGLLGLISARLDEGGGGGGSSGPGSRGMH, from the coding sequence GTGGACCATCGATTCCAAGTCAGCCTCCGTGGGGTCATCGACCTCCTGTCCCACCACCTGTACAGCTCGCCCGGGGTCTACGTGCGGGAGCTGCTCCAGAACGCCACGGACGCCATCCGCGCCCGCCAGCAGCTGGAGCCCCAGGCGACAGGAGCCGTGGGGCTGGAGCTGCGCGAGAAGCAGGACGGCGGGCCGCCCACCCTGCTCTTCACCGATGAAGGCGTGGGGCTGACGGAGGAGGAGATCCACCGCTTCCTGGCCACCATCGGCGAGTCCTCCAAGCGCGAGCAGCTGGAAGCCCGCCGCAACGACTTCATCGGCCAGTTCGGCATCGGCCTCTTGTCGTGCTTCATGGTGTGCGACGAGCTGCTGGTGGTGACGCGCTCGGCGAAGGGGGACGGGAGGACACTGGAGTGGCGGGGACGGCACGACGGCACGTACGACGTGCGCGTCTCCGAGCACCCGCTGGACGCCCCCGGCACGCACGTCTACCTGGTGGCCCGCGCGGACATGGCGGAGTGGTTCACGCCGGAGCGGGTGCGCCAGCTGGCGAAGCACTATGGAGGTCTGCTGCCCTTCCCCGTGCGGCTCACGGTGGATGGACAGACGGAGACGCTCAACCCGGACGGCCCGCCCTGGCGCCGCTTCTACGAGACGCCTGGAGACCGGCGGCAGGCGCTGCTCGCGTACGGGCGCGAGGTGTTCGGCACGGACTTCCTGGATGTGATTCCGCTGCGCTCGGAGGCGGGGGACGTGGACGGCGTGGCGTATGTGTTGCCGGCGTCGCCGCATTTCAACGCGAAGCAGAAGCACCGCGTGTACCTGAAGCAGATGCTGCTGTCGGAGAGCGCGGAGAACCTGCTGCCGGAGTGGGCGTTCTTCGTGAAGTGCGTGGTGAACGCGAACGGCCTGAGGCCCACCGCGAGCCGCGAGTCCTTCTACGAGGACGCGGTGCTGGCGAAGGCGCGCGAGGCCCTGGGACAGTCCCTGCGCAAGTACCTGATGGACCTGGCGCACGAGGAGCCCCGGGCGTTGCAGCGGTTGATTGCGCTGCACGGGCTGTCAGTGAAGGGGCTGGCGCTGGACGACGATGACTTCTACCGGCTGGTCATCCACTGGCTGCCTTTTGAAACATCGCTCGGGGTGATGACGTTGGCGGACTACCGGAAGTCGTGGCCGGTGGTGCGCTACACGCCGACGCTGGACGGGTTCCGGCAGGTGGCTCGGGTGGCGGCGGCGCAGGGGCTGTGCGTGCTCAACGCGGCGTACACGCATGACACGGCGCTCTTGGAGAAGCTGCCGCACGTGGTGCCGGAGGCGCAGGTGGCGCCGTTCTCGTCGGCGGACCTGCCGCAGAGCTTCGAGGAGCTGACGCTGGATGAACGCGAGGCCGTCTACCCGCTGCTGCGTCTGGCCGAGCGGGTGCTGGCGCCGTTCCGCTGCGGCGTGGAGGTGAAGAAGTTCTTCCCGGCGGAGGTGCCCACGCTCTACAGCTCGGACGCGGAAGGCGCGTTCAAGCGGGACGCGGAGCGGGCGCGGGAGGAGTCGGACGACCTGTACGCGGGCGTGCTGGACGGGGTGATGGCGGGCACGGGCGGACAGGAGCGCGCGTTGCTCTGCCTCAACCTGCACAACCCGGTGGTGCGCCGGCTGGCGGCGATGGAGGGGCGGGAGCTGCTAAAGCTGTCGGTGGAGATGCTCTACGTGCAGGCGCTGCTGTTGGGACAGCACCCGCTGAATGCGCAGGAGATGGCGCTCTTGAACCACGGGCTGCTGGGGCTCATCTCGGCGCGGCTGGATGAGGGTGGCGGCGGGGGCGGTTCGTCGGGCCCGGGCTCGCGGGGGATGCACTGA
- a CDS encoding right-handed parallel beta-helix repeat-containing protein, whose translation MGARKGWQGLLGAGLIMAVGVAEAAPWRSVLYPSTWTPGYSQPGNPSRFLHDFSYAGYQMRQAEPPFRTDRVLDVTQAPYFADNTGASDVTAVLQQALDDAGAVAGGGVVYLPRGTYRVAPPSGKPYALLIRYSNVVLRGQGATSTFLYNSATDMRSKRVVQVGPRDTTVSWTSASTASVALTQDAPNQATRVQVASVSGYTVGTWVVVRADLTATRSAELNMGTEWTSLPGPSFYRRVVAVDAATRMLTLDIPLRQGLLMRDNARVYRVPAHLSEVGVEHLAIGMRENPTPGLAEEDYTVPGTGAYQVHESTALLMNHVVDGWVRGVGSYRPPSNTQDVHVLSNGIDLNYARNITVEGCEIDKPQYKGGGGNGYLYSIRGSDSLVKDSVAYGGRHNFDFRSMHTTGNVLFNNRVSNGEKVSDFHMHLSAANLVDNTTLYLERFEAADRSPYGTTSHGVTTTESVFWNTNGAKPPPYGGNSVVRSQQYGQGYVIGMRGSATEVNAVVTTKTAPADLVEVAQSGNELVPQSLYVDQVQKRLGRAVEHDARVLVYQAENLKPTSTPDPSSTGVEAGPELGGVRYHNTNAVGAKVTYTLYPRTVGTFAVRVRTKRNNGRGQYRLDVNGVAVGGTRDEYSATTQFVEVELGTVTFTDLEPQAFTFTTVGKNAASTGYNVALDVIRLVRQ comes from the coding sequence GTGGGCGCGCGCAAGGGATGGCAGGGGCTGCTGGGAGCAGGGCTGATCATGGCGGTGGGAGTGGCGGAAGCGGCGCCCTGGCGCAGCGTGCTGTATCCGTCGACGTGGACGCCCGGGTACTCGCAGCCGGGCAACCCGTCGCGGTTCCTGCACGACTTCTCCTACGCGGGCTACCAGATGCGGCAGGCGGAGCCACCGTTCCGGACGGACCGGGTGCTGGACGTGACGCAGGCGCCGTACTTCGCGGACAACACGGGTGCGTCGGACGTGACGGCGGTGTTGCAGCAGGCGCTCGACGACGCGGGGGCGGTGGCGGGCGGCGGGGTGGTGTACCTGCCTCGGGGCACGTACCGGGTGGCGCCGCCCTCAGGCAAGCCGTACGCGCTGCTCATCCGGTACAGCAACGTGGTGCTGCGCGGACAGGGGGCCACGTCCACGTTCCTCTACAACTCCGCCACGGACATGCGCAGCAAGCGCGTGGTGCAGGTGGGGCCGCGCGACACGACGGTGTCCTGGACGTCGGCTTCGACGGCGTCGGTGGCGCTGACGCAGGACGCGCCCAACCAGGCGACTCGTGTCCAGGTGGCGAGCGTGTCCGGCTACACCGTGGGCACCTGGGTGGTGGTGCGAGCGGACCTGACGGCGACGCGCAGCGCGGAGCTCAACATGGGCACGGAGTGGACGTCGCTGCCCGGCCCGTCCTTCTACCGGCGGGTGGTGGCGGTGGACGCGGCCACGCGGATGCTGACGCTGGACATCCCGCTGCGCCAGGGGCTGCTGATGCGCGACAACGCGCGGGTGTACCGCGTGCCCGCGCACCTGTCGGAGGTGGGCGTGGAGCACCTGGCCATCGGCATGCGGGAGAACCCTACACCGGGCCTGGCCGAGGAGGACTACACGGTGCCGGGCACGGGCGCGTACCAGGTGCACGAGTCCACGGCGCTCTTGATGAACCACGTGGTGGACGGCTGGGTGCGTGGCGTTGGTTCCTACCGGCCGCCGTCCAACACGCAGGACGTGCACGTGCTGTCCAACGGCATCGACCTGAACTACGCGCGCAACATCACGGTGGAGGGGTGTGAAATCGACAAGCCCCAGTACAAGGGCGGTGGCGGAAACGGCTACCTGTATTCCATCCGGGGCAGCGACAGCCTGGTGAAGGACAGCGTGGCGTACGGCGGGCGGCACAACTTCGACTTCCGCTCCATGCACACCACCGGCAACGTGCTGTTCAACAACCGCGTGTCCAACGGCGAGAAGGTGTCCGACTTCCACATGCACCTGAGCGCGGCGAACCTGGTGGACAACACCACGCTGTACCTGGAGCGCTTCGAGGCGGCGGACCGCTCGCCCTATGGCACCACGAGCCACGGCGTCACCACGACGGAGAGCGTGTTCTGGAACACCAACGGGGCGAAGCCGCCGCCGTACGGGGGGAACAGCGTGGTGCGCTCGCAGCAGTACGGGCAGGGGTACGTGATTGGGATGCGCGGCAGCGCCACGGAGGTGAACGCGGTGGTGACGACGAAGACGGCCCCCGCGGACCTGGTGGAGGTGGCGCAGTCCGGGAACGAGCTGGTGCCGCAGTCGCTCTACGTGGACCAGGTGCAGAAGCGGCTGGGGCGCGCGGTGGAGCACGACGCGCGGGTGCTGGTGTACCAGGCGGAGAACCTGAAGCCGACGAGCACCCCGGACCCGTCGTCCACCGGCGTGGAGGCCGGGCCGGAGCTGGGCGGGGTGCGCTACCACAACACGAACGCGGTGGGCGCGAAGGTGACGTACACGCTGTATCCGCGCACGGTGGGCACGTTCGCGGTGCGGGTGCGCACCAAGCGCAACAACGGGCGTGGGCAGTACCGGTTGGATGTGAACGGGGTGGCGGTGGGTGGGACGCGGGACGAGTACTCCGCCACCACGCAGTTCGTGGAGGTGGAGCTGGGGACGGTGACGTTCACGGACCTGGAGCCCCAGGCGTTCACGTTCACGACCGTTGGGAAGAACGCGGCGAGCACGGGCTACAACGTGGCCTTGGACGTCATCCGTCTGGTGCGGCAGTAG